The Syngnathoides biaculeatus isolate LvHL_M chromosome 6, ASM1980259v1, whole genome shotgun sequence genome has a window encoding:
- the LOC133502524 gene encoding dynein light chain roadblock-type 2-like: protein MAEVEETLLRIESHGSVIGTIVANADGIPVRSTFDISKAGKYVEVLRHLTALARSTVRDVDPQDDLIVMRISTKNQEIMVAPENSYLLILIQRYERYART from the exons ATG gctgaagttgaggaaactcTGCTGAGAATTGAAAGCCACGGCAGTGTGATCGGTACTATAGTTGCCAATGCAGATG GTATTCCCGTCCGGTCGACGTTCGACATCTCCAAAGCCGGCAAGTACGTGGAGGTCCTTCGCCACCTCACCGCCTTGGCCAGGAGCACGGTGAGGGATGTGGACCCGCAAGACGATCTCATCGTGATGCGCATCAGCACCAAGAACCAAGAGATTATGGTTGCGCCgg AGAACTCCTATCTTCTCATACTGATCCAGAGATACGAACGATACGCGCGTACATGA